A genomic window from Tenebrio molitor chromosome X, icTenMoli1.1, whole genome shotgun sequence includes:
- the LOC138139996 gene encoding Kruppel-like factor 1, protein MKEDLNFQRDTSPVEDILLSYYSCLNISKSNGSEDPIMNVASDSTDNIISSSLLNTDSEIFKNINFAEGQYDNNDSNNICLSDLDEQLDNFFRDNLIPNTLSDNCNNLDSCYSVLGVDLSLSCTSNEDNTSSSNNSNTNLIENLDSWMIETVDSIAYKELLNDNCFDNVITEGIQGTEIVGINLQPTETLEILNMFPHITDEKNIKRRSLLYERSTRVEKTKNDDLTHCNKHKRSYHALLPHDYANKRVEDDKYFPCSVTNCDKVYSKSSHLKAHLKRHSGEKPFVCNWENCTWKFSRSDELARHKRSHLGIKPYKCELCERAFARSDHLAKHHKVHKKKMAQFGNYQIRRRIRLN, encoded by the coding sequence ATGAAagaagatttaaatttccaaCGAGACACATCTCCGGTTGAGGATATTTTACTTTCTTACTACAGTTGCTTAAATATAAGCAAAAGCAACGGTTCTGAAGATCCAATAATGAATGTGGCATCTGACTCCACGGACAATATAATCAGTTCGAGTTTACTTAATACGGACAgcgagatttttaaaaatatcaattttgcTGAAGGACAATACGATAACAACGATTCTAATAACATCTGTTTGAGCGATTTGGATGAACAACTCGACAATTTCTTCCGAGACAATTTAATTCCTAATACTTTGTCCGACAATTGTAATAATCTTGACAGTTGTTATTCAGTATTAGGTGTAGACTTGAGTTTGTCGTGTACTAGCAATGAAGACAATACCAGCAGCAGCAACAACAGTAACACAAATTTAATCGAAAATCTCGATTCGTGGATGATAGAAACCGTCGACAGTATCGCTTATAAAGAACTCCTGAACGACAACTGCTTCGACAATGTCATTACAGAAGGCATCCAAGGAACTGAAATCGTAGGAATAAATCTACAACCCACCGAAACGTTGGAAATTCTGAACATGTTTCCGCACATCACCGACGAGAAAAACATCAAGAGAAGATCTCTCCTTTACGAACGTTCCACAAGAGTcgaaaaaacgaaaaacgaCGATTTGACTCATTGCAACAAACACAAGAGAAGCTATCACGCCCTTTTGCCCCACGACTACGCCAACAAAAGAGTCGAAGACGACAAATATTTTCCGTGTTCGGTTACCAACTGTGATAAAGTTTATTCGAAGTCATCGCACCTGAAGGCACACTTGAAGCGCCATTCAGGAGAGAAGCCTTTCGTGTGCAATTGGGAAAACTGCACGTGGAAATTCTCAAGATCGGATGAACTGGCCAGACACAAGAGGTCTCATCTAGGTATCAAACCTTACAAGTGTGAATTATGCGAACGAGCTTTCGCCAGGTCGGATCATCTCGCCAAGCATCACAAGGTCCACAAGAAAAAGATGGCACAGTTTGGAAATTATCAAATCAGACGACGTATTCGGCTtaactaa
- the pygo gene encoding protein pygopus isoform X1: MSHMSPFRLNVQNIASELSTSSSNPKKRRKNVQTPIQISPNVQDLLPPPLSGYGDTIVASNPFDDCPNTVNSISVRNNASMGMGPNMSMGVNNMNMCRPMVQFYVQGPAMGMASPLMHSPNSHPNPHMMNNPMMMNGPRMNGPMGNHMGPHMIHSPNGPMHSITGPMHSPINNMGPGMQGPMTGNGQMSGNMAGPGPINGPMNNGPQMNGPMSAGMNMNSPNGQIGPPHNNNFMISPMNNMYSKPMPVSAGKVYPADQPMVFNSQNPNAPPIYPCGVCHKEVHDNDQAILCESGCNFWFHRGCTGLTEAAFQLLTAEVYAEWVCDKCLSSKNIPLVKFKP; the protein is encoded by the exons ATGAGTCATATGTCACCGTTTCgcctaaatgttcaaaacattGCATCCGAACTTTCAACTTCCAGTTCAAACCCaaaaaaacgaagaaaaaacgTGCAAACACCAATACAAATATCCCCAAATGTCCAGGATTTGTTGCCACCTCCATTATCGGGATACGGTGACACTATTGTGGCCTCAAATCCCTTCGATGATTGCCCAAACACTGTGAATTCGATTAGTGTCAGGAATAATGCTTCAATGGGCATGGGCCCAAATATGTCCATGGGTGTCAATAATATGAACATGTGTAGACCCATGG TGCAATTTTACGTTCAAGGGCCTGCTATGGGAATGGCATCCCCCTTAATGCATAGCCCAAATTCACATCCAAATCCCCATATGATGAACAATCCAATGATGATGAATGGTCCCAGGATGAATGGTCCAATGGGTAATCATATGGGACCTCACATGATCCACAGTCCAAATGGTCCTATGCACTCAATAACAGGCCCAATGCATAGTCCCATTAATAACATGGGCCCTGGGATGCAAGGCCCAATGACTGGAAATGGACAAATGAGTGGAAACATGGCAGGACCTGGGCCTATTAATGGGCCTATGAATAATGGACCTCAAATGAACGGTCCTATGTCTGCTGGAATGAATATGAACAGTCCAAATGGACAAATAG GCCCTCctcacaataataattttatgatttcCCCCATGAACAACATGTATTCAAAACCCATGCCAGTGAGTGCTGGCAAAGTATATCCAGCAGATCAACCAATG GTATTTAATTCGCAAAATCCAAATGCGCCTCCTATTTACCCTTGTGGGGTGTGCCATAAGGAAGTTCATGATAATGATCAAGCAATTTTGTGTGAAAGTGGCTGCAATTTCTGGTTTCACAG aGGTTGCACCGGTTTGACAGAAGCGGCTTTTCAATTATTGACAGCAGAAGTATATGCCGAATGGGTATGTGATAAATGTCTATCATCAAAAAATATACCattagtaaaatttaaacCATAG
- the LOC138139997 gene encoding sodium/potassium-transporting ATPase subunit beta-1-like — MENEDYIEVENSFVETPLRAPLPPRVLHLTTRQKIKRAIYNPDTKQILGRTSASWGRLGIFYAIFYAVLAGIFATGMHVLLRNINLREPKWKLNESLIGTNPGLGFRPISFEEGALIWYNRNKSSTSEKWVKLVDEFLEPYREIQNRKNFQKCGFKTKLKPNSVCLIDVTQFGRCSAENQYGYNSSSPCVFIKLNKIFGWVPKFYTKPISGMPRDLVEAMKKLPKSQRNQIWVSCNGEDPVDKENTDGFNYYPGRGFPGYYYPYLNIENYLSPLVAVEILNPKPNIIINIECRAWAKNIFYKGGKYDRQGSVHFEILIDMK, encoded by the coding sequence ATGGAAAACGAAGACTACATCGAAGTGGAGAATTCGTTTGTAGAAACACCTCTACGAGCGCCACTACCCCCGCGTGTGCTCCACTTGACCACACGACAAAAAATCAAGAGAGCGATTTACAACCCCGACACTAAACAAATTTTGGGAAGAACTTCAGCGAGTTGGGGTCGTCTTGGAATCTTCTACGCCATATTCTACGCCGTCTTGGCTGGTATTTTCGCAACCGGCATGCATGTCCTTTTACGCAACATAAACCTGCGGGAACCGAAGTGGAAACTGAACGAAAGTTTAATCGGGACCAATCCCGGTCTGGGCTTCAGACCCATCTCTTTCGAAGAAGGTGCTTTGATCTGGTATAATCGGAACAAGTCGTCGACGTCGGAAAAATGGGTTAAACTTGTCGACGAATTTTTGGAGCCGTATCgggaaatacaaaatcggaaAAACTTCCAAAAGTGCGGTTTCAAAACCAAGCTCAAACCGAATTCGGTGTGTCTGATTGACGTAACGCAGTTCGGGCGGTGCTCTGCGGAAAACCAGTACGGTTACAACAGCTCTTCGCCTTGCGTCTTCATAAAATTGAACAAGATATTCGGGTGGGTGCCGAAGTTTTACACGAAACCGATTAGTGGAATGCCTCGCGATTTAGTCGAAGCTATGAAGAAACTGCCCAAAAGTCAACGGAATCAGATTTGGGTCAGTTGCAATGGGGAGGACCCAGTAGATAAGGAAAATACTGACGGATTTAACTACTACCCCGGTAGAGGGTTTCCAGGATATTACTATCCTTACCTAAATATCGAGAATTATTTAAGTCCTCTTGTAGCGGTCGAAATTTTAAACCCTAAACCGAACATCATCATCAATATCGAATGTCGTGCTTGGGCcaagaatattttttacaaaggAGGAAAATACGATCGACAAGGTTCTgtccattttgaaattttgatagACATGAAGTAA
- the pygo gene encoding protein pygopus isoform X2 has translation MSHMSPFRLNVQNIASELSTSSSNPKKRRKNVQTPIQISPNVQDLLPPPLSGYGDTIVASNPFDDCPNTVNSISVRNNASMGMGPNMSMGVNNMNMCRPMGPAMGMASPLMHSPNSHPNPHMMNNPMMMNGPRMNGPMGNHMGPHMIHSPNGPMHSITGPMHSPINNMGPGMQGPMTGNGQMSGNMAGPGPINGPMNNGPQMNGPMSAGMNMNSPNGQIGPPHNNNFMISPMNNMYSKPMPVSAGKVYPADQPMVFNSQNPNAPPIYPCGVCHKEVHDNDQAILCESGCNFWFHRGCTGLTEAAFQLLTAEVYAEWVCDKCLSSKNIPLVKFKP, from the exons ATGAGTCATATGTCACCGTTTCgcctaaatgttcaaaacattGCATCCGAACTTTCAACTTCCAGTTCAAACCCaaaaaaacgaagaaaaaacgTGCAAACACCAATACAAATATCCCCAAATGTCCAGGATTTGTTGCCACCTCCATTATCGGGATACGGTGACACTATTGTGGCCTCAAATCCCTTCGATGATTGCCCAAACACTGTGAATTCGATTAGTGTCAGGAATAATGCTTCAATGGGCATGGGCCCAAATATGTCCATGGGTGTCAATAATATGAACATGTGTAGACCCATGG GGCCTGCTATGGGAATGGCATCCCCCTTAATGCATAGCCCAAATTCACATCCAAATCCCCATATGATGAACAATCCAATGATGATGAATGGTCCCAGGATGAATGGTCCAATGGGTAATCATATGGGACCTCACATGATCCACAGTCCAAATGGTCCTATGCACTCAATAACAGGCCCAATGCATAGTCCCATTAATAACATGGGCCCTGGGATGCAAGGCCCAATGACTGGAAATGGACAAATGAGTGGAAACATGGCAGGACCTGGGCCTATTAATGGGCCTATGAATAATGGACCTCAAATGAACGGTCCTATGTCTGCTGGAATGAATATGAACAGTCCAAATGGACAAATAG GCCCTCctcacaataataattttatgatttcCCCCATGAACAACATGTATTCAAAACCCATGCCAGTGAGTGCTGGCAAAGTATATCCAGCAGATCAACCAATG GTATTTAATTCGCAAAATCCAAATGCGCCTCCTATTTACCCTTGTGGGGTGTGCCATAAGGAAGTTCATGATAATGATCAAGCAATTTTGTGTGAAAGTGGCTGCAATTTCTGGTTTCACAG aGGTTGCACCGGTTTGACAGAAGCGGCTTTTCAATTATTGACAGCAGAAGTATATGCCGAATGGGTATGTGATAAATGTCTATCATCAAAAAATATACCattagtaaaatttaaacCATAG